The Zingiber officinale cultivar Zhangliang chromosome 10A, Zo_v1.1, whole genome shotgun sequence genome contains a region encoding:
- the LOC122026650 gene encoding leucine-rich repeat extensin-like protein 3, with the protein MAPLEVPTSATPAVSTPIVFTVPPGVPLAYPAPAPAEPTTYSTPPPPGPIVYPTLAAPVPPIPIVYPAAPVPAVPVAPYPVPLPTVYPTTATYADPAVPPVAYAPVYAAASGVPPPDVSGLLSRTGNNPPVTFPVSDVGPEITSPQPALWDSQFAIIANCLGTRAEIVR; encoded by the exons atggctcctttagaggtacctacctcggctacACCGGCTGTATCCACCCCTAttgtatttacggtaccaccaggggtaccactgGCATACCCCGCACCTGCTCCGGCCGAGCCTACGACATACTCGACACCACCACCACCTGGACCTATCGTGTACCCAACACTagcggcacctgtgcccccaatACCTATAGTGTACCCAGCTGCACCTGTACCAGCGGTACCGGttgcaccatatccggtaccacTACCTACCGTATATCCAACCACGGCCACCTATGctgaccctgcagtgccaccagTGGCATATGCCCCAGTTTATGCAGCAGCAtcgggagtacctcccccg gacgtttccggtctcctcaGCCGAAcaggaaacaacccgccagtgaCATTccctgtttcagatgtgggtccagagatcacatcaccccaGCCTGCTCTCTGGGATAGTCAGTTTGCCATTATTGCAAattgcctgggcaccagagccgagattgtccgctGA